In the Hordeum vulgare subsp. vulgare chromosome 7H, MorexV3_pseudomolecules_assembly, whole genome shotgun sequence genome, one interval contains:
- the LOC123409318 gene encoding uncharacterized protein LOC123409318, translated as MSGPPVFSVLQGSNTTHRGQQISMIGNGHSFQQGVYVMDPSSFNQGIYAEKQSSFAERTNMIQLNNCMADNSSPAGNRCQRLGCNEVVEGQTAFCKSHRQCQMIGCPQVPPNGVAFCMAHGGGHLCNDPGSSVVPFTESEGSIKYEGDSRFRVMENAMVSTGINNPDGEVVMCKFQGCSKRSQGNTMYCKVHSGGSKACMVQGCTKGAHGGTPMCIAHGGGKRCSVAGCRNAACGSSQGRTDCCVRHGGGKRCKHDGCGKGAQGNTDFCIGHGGGRRCKFEGCGKSAQGRSDNCIKHGGGRRCKFEGCSASAKWGVDFCSAHRKGMLGGNDTADGAPKPKRRAKKSAGTKKAEKAKRAKKTVVGPAGLSGEDATMPAVLSADMPEMGAIHVATHVSDRPKSPETAIALQQPPVQLQQPPPLQSLEPSGLTASTEEGLPVAGSVFFGL; from the exons ATGTCTGGTccacctgttttttctgtgttacaGGGTAGCAATACAACCCACAGAG GGCAACAAATCTCAATGATCGGGAATGGTCATTCTTTTCAGCAAGGG GTTTATGTCATGGACCCTTCTTCTTTTAACCAAG GTATTTATGCTGAGAAGCAAAGCAGTTTCGCAGAGCGTACCAATATGATACAGTTAAAT AACTGCATGGCAGACAATTCTTCGCCTG CTGGAAACCGCTGCCAGAGACTTGGGTGTAATGAGGTTGTTGAAGGCCAGACAGCATTCTGCAAAAGCCACCGACAATGCCAGATGATTGGCTGCCCTCAAGTCCCACCAAATGGCGTAGCTTTCTGCATGGCCCATGGTGGAGGCCATTTGTGTAACGACCCTGGTTCCAGTGTAGTACCATTCACCGAATCTGAAGGTTCAATCAAGTATGAAGGAGATAGTCGATTTAGAGTGATGGAAAATGCTATGGTTAGCACAGGCATAAATAATCCTGATGGCGAAGTTGTGATGTGCAAGTTCCAAGGATGTAGCAAACGATCCCAGGGAAATACTATGTATTGCAAGGTCCACAGCGGGGGTTCAAAGGCCTGTATGGTTCAAGGTTGTACCAAGGGAGCACATGGAGGTACTCCTATGTGCATTGCTCATGGAGGAGGCAAGCGCTGTTCCGTCGCTGGATGCCGCAATGCTGCATGTGGAAGCAGTCAAGGTCGCACTGACTGCTGCGTGAGGCACGGTGGTGGCAAGAGATGCAAACACGACGGATGTGGAAAGGGTGCTCAAGGGAACACAGATTTTTGCATTGGACACGGTGGGGGCAGGCGGTGCAAGTTTGAAGGATGTGGAAAGAGTGCACAAGGGCGGAGTGATAACTGTATCAAACATGGGGGCGGCAGACGCTGCAAGTTTGAAGGGTGCAGTGCGAGCGCAAAATGGGGGGTGGATTTCTGCTCTGCACACAGGAAGGGCATGCTGGGCGGGAATGATACTGCAGATGGAGCACCAAAGCCGAAACGTCGGGCCAAGAAGTCTGCTGGGACGAAGAAGGCTGAGAAGGCCAAGAGGGCAAAGAAGACGGTTGTTGGTCCAGCTGGTCTCTCCGGCGAGGATGCTACCATGCCCGCTGTACTTTCTGCCGACATGCCCGAGATGGGCGCTATCCATGTCGCCACCCACGTTTCGGACCGTCCCAAATCACCTGAGACCGCTATAGCGCTTCAACAGCCGCCGGTTCAGCTTCAACAACCACCGCCGCTTCAATCCCTGGAACCATCTGGATTGACCGCCTCAACAGAGGAGGGTCTGCCAGTAGCAGGTAGTGTATTCTTTGGTTTATAG